Proteins encoded within one genomic window of Triticum aestivum cultivar Chinese Spring chromosome 2D, IWGSC CS RefSeq v2.1, whole genome shotgun sequence:
- the LOC123053129 gene encoding exocyst complex component EXO70B1, with protein MSASPPPPEEEAVPLAGVGAVAGNDRVLAAAHHIVKSLATSKNAADDMIRILSGFDYRFSNITSDLDLFHSTSPSRSRSPTDAASSEAEGLSLSDFDEAARLIHLWDTTPEALVFEAPEDDAANYLAAVDVAVDHLAAGGPAAASGRAGVAVQLAMARLEDELRHLMLRHAVPLDASGLYCSLRRLSLESMDDLDTSSEFDPTTPHSQEGAPDTARSASLVGNPFDDQLFDLVRPDAVDELRAIAERMGRAGYASELVQVYCGIRRDLLDECLTVLGVERLSIDEVQRVEWKQLNDKMKKWVHGVKTVVRSLLTGERRLCDQVLAVSDELRDECFVESTKVCIMQILNFGDAVAVCPRSPEKVSRILDMYEALAEVIPELKELYYGTPGDDVICDLEGVLGRLGDAVKGNLLEFGKVLQQESSRRPMMAGEIHPITRYVMNYLRLLVVYSDTLDKLLDEDAAGDVDHNASNGGADDDEEYLKSLTPLGHRLVKLMSYLEANLEEKSKLYEDGALQCIFSMNNTLYIVQKVKDSELGRILGDHWTRRRRGKIRQNSKSYLRISWTKVLSYLKDDGHGSGSVSLGNSSSRVKEKFKNFNFAFDENYRSQTLWKVPDPQLREELKISISENVIPAYRAFLGRYGSLVDNGRNSGKYIKYTPEDLENQLSDLFEGSLGSANHSRRRL; from the coding sequence ATGTCggcgtctccgccgccgccggaggaggaggccgtGCCTCTGGCGGGCGTCGGCGCCGTCGCCGGCAACGACAGGGTCCTCGCCGCGGCGCACCACATCGTCAAGTCGCTCGCCACCTCCAAGAACGCCGCCGACGACATGATCCGCATCCTCTCGGGCTTCGACTACCGCTTCTCCAACATCACCTCCGACCTCGACCTCTTCCACTCGACCTCGCCCTCCCGCTCCCGCTCCCCGACCGACGCCGCCTCCTCGGAGGCCGAGGGCCTCTCCCTGTCGGATTTCGACGAAGCGGCGCGGCTCATCCACCTCTGGGACACCACCCCGGAGGCGCTCGTCTTCGAGGCCCCCGAGGACGACGCCGCCAACTACCTCGCGGCGGTCGACGTCGCCGTCGACCACCTCGCTGCCgggggccccgccgccgcctcgggccgcgCCGGCGTCGCCGTGCAGCTCGCCATGGCGCGCCTCGAGGACGAGCTCCGCCACCTCATGCTCCGCCACGCCGTGCCGCTCGACGCCAGCGGCCTCTACTGCTCGCTCCGCCGCCTCTCGCTCGAGTCCATGGACGACCTCGACACCTCCTCCGAGTTCGACCCCACCACCCCGCACAGCCAGGAGGGCGCGCCAGATACCGCCCGCAGCGCCAGTCTCGTGGGGAACCCCTTCGACGACCAGCTGTTCGACCTGGTGCGGCCTGATGCTGTCGATGAGCTGCGCGCCATTGCTGAGCGGATGGGGCGCGCTGGCTACGCAAGTGAACTCGTGCAGGTTTACTGCGGCATCCGCCGGGACCTGCTTGATGAGTGCCTCACAGTTCTGGGCGTCGAGCGGCTCAGCATCGACGAGGTTCAGCGTGTGGAGTGGAAGCAGCTGAATGACAAGATGAAGAAATGGGTGCATGGGGTCAAGACGGTTGTCCGTTCCCTGCTGACAGGCGAGCGCCGGCTCTGCGATCAGGTGCTCGCGGTGTCTGATGAGCTGCGGGACGAGTGCTTTGTTGAATCCACCAAGGTTTGCATAATGCAGATTCTTAACTTTGGGGATGCTGTGGCTGTGTGCCCTCGTTCGCCCGAGAAGGTGTCCCGGATACTTGATATGTATGAGGCACTTGCCGAGGTAATTCCTGAGCTCAAGGAACTGTACTATGGGACTCCTGGGGATGATGTGATCTGTGATTTGGAGGGGGTCCTTGGGAGGCTTGGGGATGCAGTCAAGGGTAACCTTCTTGAGTTTGGGAAGGTTCTACAGCAGGAGTCGTCAAGGCGGCCTATGATGGCTGGTGAGATCCACCCAATCACGCGTTATGTGATGAACTATCTTAGGTTGTTGGTCGTTTACAGTGATACGCTTGACAAGCTCTTGGATGAGGATGCTGCCGGAGATGTTGATCATAATGCTTCAAATGGAGGTGCTGATGATGACGAGGAGTATCTGAAGAGCTTGACCCCACTTGGACATCGTTTGGTGAAGCTGATGTCTTACTTGGAGGCCAATTTGGAGGAAAAATCTAAACTGTATGAGGACGGTGCACTCCAGTGTATATTTTCCATGAATAATACACTTTATATTGTCCAAAAGGTGAAGGATTCCGAGCTTGGGAGGATTTTAGGTGATCATTGGACACGGAGGCGCCGTGGAAAGATTCGGCAAAATTCCAAGAGCTACCTTAGGATATCGTGGACAAAGGTTTTGTCCTATCTCAAGGATGATGGTCATGGCAGTGGGAGTGTAAGTCTTGGGAATTCAAGCTCGAGGGTCAAAGAGAAATTTAAGAACTTCAACTTTGCCTTTGATGAGAATTACAGGAGTCAAACGCTTTGGAAGGTACCGGATCCTCAACTACGCGAAGAGCTCAAGATATCTATATCTGAAAATGTGATTCCAGCATATCGTGCTTTTCTGGGTAGATATGGTAGTCTAGTGGATAATGGAAGAAATTCTGGTAAATACATAAAGTACACCCCAGAGGACTTGGAAAATCAACTGTCTGATCTTTTCGAAGGGTCACTAGGGTCTGCCAACCATTCCAGAAGAAGGTTATAG